A DNA window from Brachionichthys hirsutus isolate HB-005 chromosome 10, CSIRO-AGI_Bhir_v1, whole genome shotgun sequence contains the following coding sequences:
- the LOC137900098 gene encoding histone H4 encodes MSGRGKGGKGLGKGGAKRHRKVLRDNIQGITKPAIRRLARRGGVKRISGLIYEETRGVLKVFLENVIRDAVTYTEHAKRKTVTAMDVVYALKRQGRTLYGFGG; translated from the coding sequence ATGAGCGGAAGAGGAAAGGGCGGGAAAGGGCTCGGTAAGGGAGGGGCCAAGCGGCACCGGAAAGTTCTCCGCGATAACATCCAGGGAATCACCAAACCGGCCATCCGCCGTCTGGCTCGCCGCGGCGGCGTGAAGCGCATCTCCGGGCTGATCTACGAGGAGACCCGCGGTGTGCTGAAGGTGTTCCTGGAGAACGTGATCCGTGATGCCGTCACGTACACCGAGCACGCCAAGAGGAAGACGGTCACCGCCATGGACGTGGTGTACGCGCTGAAGAGGCAGGGCCGCACCCTGTACGGCTTCGGAGGATAA